The Deltaproteobacteria bacterium genome contains a region encoding:
- a CDS encoding ABC transporter ATP-binding protein, whose translation MRAFSFKESRAVPEAEQILRVEDLTVSFTTETGRVRVVENVSFTVERGRTVGLVGESGCGKSVTAMSIMRLLPSPPSHVEGGRVFFNGTDLLSLSDAEMRRIRGNRIGMIFQEPMTSLNPVYSVGFQIAEVLRLHRGLRQDEARERVVELLEMVGVGAAKSRLDQYPHQLSGGLRQRVMIAMALACGPSLLIADEPTTALDVTIQAQILDLLLQLQKELEMSILMITHDLGVVAGFCDDVVVMYAGKMVEKAATEELFLRPMHPYTKGLLASIPKIGNKSAHLPTIPGVVPSPDQRPKGCYFVDRCERAQDSCSRETPPFVDCGDGHLLACWNPYEQ comes from the coding sequence TTGAGGGCCTTCTCTTTCAAGGAGTCCAGAGCGGTGCCGGAAGCGGAACAGATCCTCCGGGTGGAAGATCTCACGGTCAGTTTTACCACAGAGACCGGAAGGGTCCGGGTGGTGGAAAATGTGTCCTTCACGGTTGAACGGGGACGGACAGTGGGATTGGTTGGGGAGAGCGGGTGCGGAAAGAGCGTGACGGCCATGTCCATCATGCGCCTTCTCCCTTCCCCGCCCAGCCACGTGGAGGGAGGGCGGGTGTTTTTCAATGGCACCGACCTTCTTTCTCTGAGTGATGCGGAGATGCGGCGGATCCGGGGAAACAGAATCGGAATGATCTTCCAGGAACCCATGACAAGCCTCAACCCGGTTTACTCCGTGGGTTTTCAGATCGCCGAAGTGCTCCGGCTCCATCGCGGTCTTCGGCAGGATGAGGCCCGCGAGAGGGTAGTGGAATTGCTGGAGATGGTGGGGGTGGGCGCTGCAAAGAGCAGGCTCGATCAATATCCCCACCAACTCTCCGGCGGGCTTCGGCAAAGGGTCATGATCGCTATGGCCTTGGCCTGCGGGCCGAGCCTGTTGATCGCCGATGAGCCCACTACCGCTTTGGACGTCACCATCCAGGCCCAAATCCTTGATCTCCTTCTCCAGCTCCAGAAAGAGCTGGAGATGTCCATCCTGATGATCACCCATGATCTGGGTGTCGTGGCGGGTTTTTGTGATGATGTGGTGGTCATGTATGCGGGAAAGATGGTGGAAAAGGCCGCCACGGAGGAGCTTTTCCTTCGCCCGATGCACCCCTACACCAAGGGACTCCTGGCCTCCATACCCAAGATCGGAAACAAGAGCGCCCATCTCCCCACCATTCCGGGAGTGGTCCCGAGTCCGGACCAGCGGCCCAAGGGATGTTATTTCGTAGACCGTTGCGAACGGGCACAGGATTCCTGTTCCCGGGAGACTCCTCCATTTGTGGATTGCGGAGACGGCCATCTGTTGGCCTGTTGGAATCCTTATGAGCAGTGA
- a CDS encoding reductive dehalogenase, which yields MNTLTAGLLVADFVFFVSALYFTYESIREREPRAPKVGAGLALVSLVLAGLIIWVPGLRIIIALGFGMGAVFGGILLIPGRPDPKALKGADGHLVSEPVRPDERDIPFARVRSVPPGTEYYRKYYAMHPEKEEADAKRREKGLLGEPGGIDGGYRPNVSMMEAAFDMPHFLGPYAVAEPEPGVPPAKISPERATQIVKEYALHIGADMVGICKVNPNWVYSHRGEIFYDRWEDWGKEIDPAALPPFAVVMLTEMDSDHVYGAPHTPTVAESARGYSRGAYLSTLLARWFAHMGYRGIAQNTRRYDIALPPLAVDAGLGEVGRLGYLMAPKFGARVRIFATLTDMPLVPDKPISIGADEFCKRCKKCAESCPSSSIPMEEKTVHRGALKWKLNEDTCFEYWSKVGTDCSICMAICPFSRPNTFLHKMVRWFVARSPVARKVFPAIDNFLYGKVWRPKPVPKWLEYPKGKEARKEAYGLVKNGLRG from the coding sequence ATGAATACCCTCACGGCAGGGCTTCTGGTGGCCGATTTCGTCTTTTTCGTCTCGGCCCTGTATTTCACTTACGAATCCATACGGGAAAGGGAGCCCCGCGCCCCCAAGGTAGGGGCCGGCCTGGCCCTTGTTTCCCTGGTTCTGGCCGGTCTCATTATTTGGGTCCCGGGGCTTCGGATCATTATCGCCCTGGGGTTTGGGATGGGGGCGGTATTCGGAGGGATCCTTCTTATTCCGGGGAGGCCCGATCCCAAGGCCCTTAAGGGTGCAGATGGTCACCTCGTATCCGAGCCCGTACGTCCCGACGAGCGGGACATCCCATTTGCGCGGGTAAGAAGCGTGCCTCCCGGGACCGAGTATTACAGGAAGTACTATGCCATGCATCCCGAAAAAGAAGAGGCGGACGCCAAGCGCAGGGAAAAGGGTCTCCTGGGAGAACCCGGCGGCATCGACGGAGGATACCGGCCCAACGTATCCATGATGGAGGCGGCCTTTGATATGCCCCATTTCCTGGGACCCTATGCCGTAGCTGAACCGGAACCCGGCGTACCGCCCGCCAAGATATCGCCGGAGAGAGCAACTCAGATCGTTAAAGAGTATGCCCTCCATATCGGGGCCGACATGGTGGGGATTTGCAAGGTCAATCCAAACTGGGTTTACTCCCATCGGGGGGAGATCTTTTACGACCGGTGGGAGGATTGGGGGAAGGAGATCGACCCGGCGGCCCTTCCCCCTTTTGCGGTGGTGATGCTTACGGAGATGGATTCCGACCATGTATACGGCGCACCCCATACCCCTACCGTGGCCGAGAGCGCCCGGGGGTATTCCAGGGGGGCGTATCTTAGCACCCTTTTAGCCAGGTGGTTCGCCCATATGGGCTACAGGGGAATCGCACAGAACACCCGCCGATATGACATCGCCCTTCCCCCGTTGGCGGTGGATGCAGGTCTGGGGGAAGTGGGCCGCCTCGGGTATCTGATGGCTCCCAAATTCGGGGCCAGGGTCCGCATTTTCGCCACCCTTACTGACATGCCCCTGGTGCCGGACAAGCCCATTTCCATCGGCGCCGATGAGTTTTGTAAGCGATGCAAGAAATGTGCGGAGTCATGTCCCTCCAGTTCCATTCCCATGGAAGAGAAGACGGTCCACAGGGGGGCGTTGAAGTGGAAGCTCAACGAAGACACCTGTTTTGAGTATTGGTCCAAGGTGGGAACGGACTGCTCCATCTGCATGGCCATCTGCCCGTTCAGCCGCCCCAACACGTTTCTCCACAAAATGGTCCGCTGGTTTGTCGCCAGGTCCCCTGTGGCTCGAAAGGTGTTTCCAGCCATCGATAATTTCCTCTACGGTAAGGTGTGGAGGCCCAAACCGGTACCCAAGTGGCTCGAATATCCGAAAGGTAAGGAGGCCAGGAAAGAGGCTTACGGCTTGGTGAAGAACGGCCTGCGGGGCTGA
- a CDS encoding TRAP transporter substrate-binding protein, with product MKKVILVGMALVFACVLFSGIMATPAAAKTIELKLAHFVPTMHVQHRKAFKPFADEVKRLTNGKVVIKIYPGATLANPKTMVDAITTGITDIGFVLPEYIPGRFKRSSVLELPFIFNNAVHVTKTVYDIYDSYLAEDYKQFKVLWFLSAPLSQLHTVRKAVTKMDDFKGMKIRSASATETAGLKLLGANPIGMPISELSISLQKGVVDGAVTPYAALLSHKLIDVIKHITEINYNGALMCILMNKRKWNSLPDFAKKAIDQVANRDFGIKAAAAFDEEDAENIEAGKAKGIQFHKLPEAEKAKMREALKGIWDNWVREKSKKGIPAKEILEATLAAAKANQ from the coding sequence ATGAAGAAGGTTATTTTAGTGGGAATGGCTTTGGTCTTTGCGTGTGTCCTGTTTTCGGGGATCATGGCGACTCCGGCGGCGGCCAAGACCATAGAACTGAAACTGGCCCACTTTGTTCCCACCATGCACGTTCAGCACCGGAAGGCCTTTAAGCCCTTTGCCGATGAAGTGAAGCGGCTTACGAACGGCAAGGTGGTGATCAAGATCTACCCCGGGGCGACCCTGGCCAACCCCAAGACCATGGTCGATGCCATTACAACGGGAATCACGGACATCGGTTTCGTCCTGCCCGAGTACATCCCAGGCCGTTTCAAGAGAAGCAGCGTCCTTGAATTGCCCTTTATTTTCAACAACGCCGTCCATGTGACCAAGACGGTTTACGACATCTATGATTCTTACCTTGCAGAGGATTACAAACAGTTCAAGGTGTTGTGGTTCCTCTCAGCACCCTTGAGCCAGTTGCACACCGTGAGGAAGGCGGTCACCAAGATGGACGATTTCAAGGGCATGAAGATCCGCTCCGCCAGCGCTACCGAGACCGCAGGCCTCAAGTTGCTGGGGGCCAATCCCATCGGCATGCCCATCTCAGAGCTCTCAATATCCTTGCAGAAGGGTGTGGTCGACGGTGCAGTCACCCCTTATGCTGCCCTTTTGAGCCACAAACTCATCGATGTTATCAAACATATCACTGAGATCAACTATAACGGCGCCCTGATGTGCATCTTGATGAATAAGCGGAAGTGGAACAGCCTTCCGGACTTCGCCAAGAAGGCCATTGATCAGGTAGCCAACAGGGATTTCGGTATCAAGGCGGCCGCTGCCTTTGACGAAGAAGACGCCGAGAACATCGAGGCGGGCAAGGCCAAGGGGATCCAGTTCCACAAGCTCCCGGAGGCCGAGAAGGCCAAGATGAGAGAGGCCCTCAAGGGTATTTGGGACAACTGGGTCAGGGAAAAATCCAAGAAGGGAATCCCCGCGAAGGAGATCCTGGAGGCCACCCTGGCCGCCGCCAAGGCGAACCAGTAA
- a CDS encoding ABC transporter substrate-binding protein: MKRRWIWIPLLAASVLLAVLGQGVAAEIKQGGKMVVTYKDDISTLDPAIGYDWQNWSMIKSLFNGLMDYKPGTYILEPDLAKDFTISPDGKVYTFHLRKDVKFHNGRKLTAEDIKYSIERAVNPKTQSPGQGFFWSIKGYDDMVAGKTEHLSGITVLDPYTVQFELIQPDATFLHVMAINFAFAVPKEEVEKYGMDFGKNPVGTGAFKMKEWKLGQRVVFVRNPYYYKPGLPRLDEIVFEVGQEPTVALLRLQRGEVDILGDGIPPARFLQVMKDPKNKGMIVEGGQLHTGYIAMNVRMKPFDNVKVRRAVNMAINKKRICQIINNRAVPANQPLPPAMPGYDKNYKGYPYDPKKAKELLAEAGYPNGFTTELYANNTDPNPRIAQAIQRDLAEIGIKAEIKTLAQSTVIAAGGEPDQAPMIWSGGMAWIADFPDPSNFYGPILGCGGAVKGGWNWSWYCNKELDAKAAKADAMSDPSRAAEREELWRSIFIEIMDDAPWVPIFNEQRFTMRARRLGGPDAIFVDPVHIPVNYEYVYAKDVQ, encoded by the coding sequence ATGAAAAGGAGATGGATTTGGATACCATTGCTGGCCGCCTCGGTTTTGCTGGCAGTCTTAGGCCAAGGCGTCGCCGCGGAGATCAAACAGGGTGGCAAGATGGTGGTCACCTACAAGGACGACATCAGCACCCTGGACCCGGCCATCGGCTATGATTGGCAAAACTGGTCCATGATCAAGAGCCTCTTCAACGGTCTTATGGATTACAAGCCCGGCACCTATATCCTTGAGCCGGACCTTGCAAAGGATTTCACGATCTCCCCGGATGGCAAGGTCTATACCTTCCACCTCAGAAAGGACGTAAAATTCCATAACGGTCGGAAATTGACCGCAGAGGATATCAAGTATTCCATTGAGCGGGCCGTGAATCCCAAGACCCAGAGCCCGGGGCAGGGTTTTTTCTGGAGCATCAAGGGTTATGATGACATGGTGGCCGGGAAAACGGAACACCTCTCGGGGATCACGGTACTGGATCCCTACACGGTTCAATTCGAACTGATCCAACCCGATGCGACCTTTCTCCACGTGATGGCCATCAACTTCGCCTTTGCCGTGCCCAAGGAAGAGGTGGAGAAGTACGGTATGGACTTCGGCAAAAACCCCGTCGGCACCGGCGCATTCAAAATGAAAGAATGGAAGCTCGGGCAAAGGGTCGTCTTTGTCCGTAACCCCTATTATTACAAACCGGGCCTGCCGAGATTGGACGAGATCGTCTTTGAAGTTGGACAGGAACCCACCGTGGCGCTCCTCAGACTTCAGCGCGGGGAAGTGGATATCCTCGGCGACGGAATTCCCCCGGCCCGATTTCTCCAGGTCATGAAGGATCCAAAAAACAAGGGCATGATTGTCGAGGGTGGGCAGCTCCACACCGGTTATATCGCCATGAACGTCCGCATGAAACCTTTTGACAACGTCAAGGTCCGCAGGGCCGTCAACATGGCCATCAACAAGAAGCGCATCTGCCAGATCATCAACAACCGGGCCGTGCCCGCCAACCAGCCCCTTCCCCCGGCCATGCCCGGTTATGACAAGAACTACAAGGGATATCCCTATGATCCCAAGAAAGCCAAGGAACTCCTGGCCGAGGCCGGATATCCCAACGGTTTCACGACCGAACTTTACGCCAACAACACGGATCCCAATCCCCGAATCGCCCAAGCCATTCAGAGAGACTTGGCGGAGATCGGAATCAAGGCCGAAATCAAGACCCTGGCCCAGTCCACGGTCATCGCCGCGGGCGGTGAGCCCGACCAGGCTCCCATGATTTGGTCCGGGGGCATGGCCTGGATCGCCGATTTCCCGGACCCCTCCAATTTCTACGGACCCATCCTGGGTTGCGGCGGGGCTGTGAAGGGCGGCTGGAACTGGTCCTGGTACTGCAACAAGGAACTGGACGCCAAGGCTGCCAAGGCCGATGCCATGAGCGATCCCTCCAGGGCCGCAGAGAGGGAGGAACTGTGGAGGTCCATCTTCATCGAGATCATGGATGACGCACCCTGGGTCCCCATCTTCAATGAGCAGCGGTTTACCATGCGGGCCAGGCGCCTGGGAGGACCCGACGCCATCTTCGTGGATCCCGTCCACATTCCGGTTAACTACGAGTACGTTTACGCCAAGGATGTCCAGTAG
- a CDS encoding TRAP transporter small permease yields the protein MKTSSDKKGILEKILFPLAKYLDRITWLLLFIMMMITVTDVFLRKFTSWSVLGSVELTEMMMIMVVFCSLAECQVHDGHIKVDLILKQFSPRVQSIFDIVTQFICFVLFSLMTWAIYRHADNMREWGEVTLDLALPVYPFVYVAVVGCGLLALVLLAKALAALHEVVES from the coding sequence ATGAAAACATCTAGTGATAAAAAAGGGATCCTGGAGAAAATCCTGTTTCCTCTCGCCAAGTACCTGGACCGTATCACCTGGCTGCTTCTCTTTATCATGATGATGATCACGGTAACGGACGTCTTCCTACGTAAGTTCACATCCTGGTCCGTTCTCGGCTCGGTGGAACTTACCGAGATGATGATGATCATGGTGGTCTTCTGCTCCCTTGCGGAATGCCAGGTCCACGACGGGCATATCAAGGTGGATCTGATTCTCAAGCAGTTCAGCCCGCGGGTCCAGTCCATTTTTGATATTGTGACGCAATTCATCTGTTTTGTTCTTTTTTCCCTGATGACCTGGGCCATATACCGCCATGCGGACAACATGCGGGAGTGGGGTGAGGTGACCCTCGACCTCGCACTTCCGGTGTATCCTTTTGTATATGTGGCGGTGGTCGGTTGCGGGCTGCTCGCCCTGGTCCTCCTGGCCAAGGCGTTGGCGGCCTTACATGAGGTAGTCGAATCATGA
- a CDS encoding acetamidase/formamidase family protein — MTSIQPDYTVHKESSHFGWNPSLSPALTVSPGSVVEIETVDASGGQLSARSTLEEVAALDFSRVNPVTGPVFVDGAQPGDALKVTILSFDPSGWGWTAVIPGFGLLADRFKNPALHIWEYDPKTLAPAEFRPGIRVPLKPFPGTIGVAPGERGEHSVVNPRRVGGNMDTRDIGEGTVLYLPVEVPGALFSMGDAHAAQGDGEVCGTAIESPMKVTVRLEVEKGMSLPYPRFSTPGPVTRHIDEKGYEVTTGIGPDLMEAAREAVSGMVDLLSREHDLSPEEAYMLSSVCGDLRISEIVDAPNWIVSFYFPKAVFV, encoded by the coding sequence ATGACTTCCATTCAACCGGATTACACGGTTCATAAGGAGAGCAGCCACTTTGGGTGGAACCCTTCCCTTTCCCCCGCCCTGACGGTTTCCCCCGGGAGCGTGGTGGAAATCGAGACGGTGGACGCCTCGGGAGGGCAGCTCTCTGCCCGTTCCACCCTTGAGGAGGTCGCCGCCCTGGACTTTTCCAGGGTCAACCCTGTAACCGGTCCCGTCTTCGTGGATGGGGCCCAACCGGGTGATGCCCTCAAGGTGACCATCCTCTCCTTCGACCCTTCGGGTTGGGGATGGACGGCGGTTATCCCGGGCTTCGGGTTGCTTGCCGACCGTTTCAAGAACCCGGCCCTTCATATCTGGGAATATGACCCTAAAACCCTGGCGCCCGCGGAATTCCGGCCCGGGATCAGGGTTCCCCTTAAACCCTTTCCCGGAACCATCGGGGTGGCACCCGGTGAGAGGGGTGAGCACAGTGTCGTGAATCCCCGAAGGGTGGGCGGAAACATGGACACCCGGGACATTGGAGAAGGTACGGTGCTCTACCTTCCTGTAGAGGTGCCCGGGGCCCTTTTCTCCATGGGAGACGCCCACGCGGCCCAGGGAGACGGTGAGGTCTGCGGCACGGCCATCGAAAGCCCAATGAAGGTCACGGTTCGATTGGAGGTGGAAAAGGGGATGTCCCTGCCTTACCCCCGCTTTTCAACTCCCGGTCCGGTGACTCGTCACATTGACGAAAAGGGCTACGAGGTAACAACGGGGATCGGTCCGGATCTGATGGAAGCGGCCAGGGAGGCCGTGAGCGGCATGGTGGATTTGCTCAGCCGGGAACATGACCTCTCCCCTGAGGAGGCCTACATGCTCTCCAGCGTCTGCGGCGACTTACGCATCAGCGAGATCGTGGATGCGCCGAACTGGATCGTTTCCTTCTACTTTCCCAAGGCGGTTTTCGTTTGA
- a CDS encoding TRAP transporter large permease encodes MSPITIGILGILLLFLFLAMRMQIGFAMALVGFLGFIALNSFESAIGVLGIDPIKTTADYTLSVIPLFLLMGQFAHQSGMGTEIYNMLYRWIGFLPGGLAMATVGACACFAAISGSSLATAAMFGAIALPEMKKLNYADTLATGCIAAGGTLGILIPPSSVLILYGILTEQSIARLFIAGMIPGICLALIFMGTIWVATKINPAIGAAGPKFKMKEKVASLRSTWSLLALFVLVIGGLYTGWFTPTEAAGAGAFGAFVVTILKRRLTWRNFLDALKDTAHSTAFIFGILIGAMIFQYFVTLSQIPDQLAGWIVNIGVGRYVVISAIICGFMVLGCFMEGLSIMVLAVPIVYPIVVRLGFDPIWFGVIITLTMEMSLITPPVGVNVFVLSGVAKDIPMYTIFRGIVPFWIAMIICIILLTAFPQIVLFLPNRMM; translated from the coding sequence ATGAGTCCCATTACGATCGGTATCCTGGGTATCTTACTCCTTTTCCTGTTCCTGGCCATGCGCATGCAGATCGGTTTCGCCATGGCCCTGGTGGGTTTCTTGGGTTTCATTGCCCTCAATTCTTTCGAATCGGCAATCGGGGTGCTGGGGATAGATCCCATCAAGACCACGGCCGATTATACCCTGAGCGTTATCCCTCTTTTCTTGCTCATGGGACAGTTCGCCCACCAATCGGGAATGGGTACAGAGATCTATAATATGCTTTACCGGTGGATCGGTTTCCTCCCGGGCGGTCTTGCCATGGCCACGGTAGGGGCCTGCGCCTGTTTTGCCGCTATTTCCGGATCCTCCCTGGCGACTGCCGCCATGTTCGGGGCCATCGCCCTGCCCGAGATGAAAAAGCTCAACTACGCCGATACCCTGGCCACAGGATGCATTGCGGCCGGGGGGACCCTCGGCATCCTGATCCCGCCGAGTTCGGTCCTTATCCTTTACGGCATCCTCACAGAGCAGAGTATCGCCAGGCTTTTCATAGCAGGCATGATCCCGGGCATCTGCCTGGCCCTGATTTTCATGGGCACTATCTGGGTGGCCACGAAAATCAACCCCGCGATCGGCGCAGCGGGTCCGAAGTTTAAAATGAAGGAAAAAGTCGCTTCCCTCCGGTCCACCTGGAGCCTCTTGGCCCTGTTTGTCCTGGTAATCGGAGGGCTCTATACGGGATGGTTCACCCCGACGGAGGCGGCCGGCGCAGGCGCCTTCGGGGCCTTTGTGGTAACCATCCTCAAGCGAAGACTCACCTGGCGCAATTTCCTGGATGCATTGAAGGACACGGCCCATTCCACGGCCTTCATTTTTGGGATCCTGATCGGGGCAATGATATTCCAGTATTTTGTCACCCTCAGCCAGATCCCCGACCAACTGGCGGGCTGGATCGTAAACATAGGGGTGGGGCGCTACGTGGTTATCTCAGCCATTATTTGCGGTTTCATGGTGCTGGGATGTTTTATGGAGGGCCTTTCCATCATGGTCCTGGCGGTCCCCATCGTCTATCCCATCGTGGTGAGACTGGGTTTTGATCCCATCTGGTTCGGGGTTATCATCACACTGACCATGGAGATGAGCCTGATCACCCCGCCGGTGGGCGTAAACGTGTTCGTTTTGAGCGGCGTTGCCAAGGATATCCCCATGTATACCATCTTCCGGGGAATCGTGCCTTTCTGGATTGCCATGATCATCTGCATCATCCTTTTGACTGCATTTCCCCAGATCGTGCTCTTTCTGCCTAATCGGATGATGTAG
- a CDS encoding ABC transporter permease, with product MLVFLGKRLAQSVFILLGVTLITFCLSFLMPADPVRMIAGRSATQATVESIRKELGLDKPLPVQYIKYLSRLAQGDLGRSYKQKTQVSELILSRLPATLLLMGGTIFFELLIGLPAGIFSATRRGRPADQWIMALSFAGVSIPQFVLGLLLLYLFSHIFPIFPMGGYGSLNHLVLPALTLGISGGGWYSRMMRSSMVDVLRQDYIRTARAKGLGERKVVIVHALRNAVLPVIAMVGLDIGIFMAGAVVVESVYGWPGIGQLAWQAIQMVDIPVIMGVTLVAAIGIVLGNLLADLVIPFIDPRVYLR from the coding sequence ATGCTGGTTTTTCTTGGTAAGAGACTGGCCCAATCCGTTTTCATCCTTCTCGGGGTGACCCTTATCACCTTCTGTCTCTCATTTCTCATGCCCGCCGATCCCGTACGCATGATCGCCGGCCGGAGCGCCACCCAGGCCACGGTCGAATCGATCCGCAAGGAGCTGGGTCTCGACAAGCCCTTGCCCGTCCAGTACATCAAATACCTCAGCCGCCTGGCCCAGGGGGATCTGGGCCGCTCCTACAAGCAGAAGACCCAGGTAAGTGAATTGATCCTGAGCCGTCTACCCGCGACGCTCCTGCTAATGGGCGGAACCATCTTTTTCGAACTTCTCATCGGCCTCCCGGCGGGGATCTTTTCAGCAACCCGAAGAGGCAGACCCGCGGACCAGTGGATCATGGCCCTATCCTTCGCGGGTGTATCGATCCCTCAGTTCGTCCTCGGACTTCTTCTTCTCTACCTCTTTTCCCATATTTTCCCGATATTCCCGATGGGAGGCTATGGTTCCCTCAACCACCTCGTCCTGCCGGCCCTGACCCTGGGGATCTCCGGCGGGGGCTGGTACAGCCGGATGATGAGATCCAGCATGGTGGACGTCCTGAGGCAGGACTACATCCGCACGGCACGGGCCAAGGGACTGGGGGAGCGAAAGGTCGTGATCGTCCATGCTCTCCGGAACGCCGTCCTGCCTGTTATCGCCATGGTAGGCCTGGATATCGGGATCTTCATGGCAGGGGCCGTGGTGGTGGAATCGGTCTACGGGTGGCCCGGCATCGGGCAACTGGCGTGGCAGGCGATTCAGATGGTGGATATCCCGGTCATCATGGGGGTTACGCTGGTGGCGGCGATAGGGATCGTCCTCGGGAATCTTCTCGCGGACCTGGTGATCCCTTTCATCGATCCCCGTGTATATCTTCGATAA
- a CDS encoding ABC transporter permease: MNYALKRFFGNKLALFGLFTILVFSFAAIFAPSLAPHPPDEQYFEGLTPEGAPLPPNSEFWLGTDLLGRGLFSRLLYGARTSLLIGIAANGAAVFIGAFLGIVAGYVRGWLGTVIMRFTDLMMAFPALLLAIALAAIFKPSLWIVALVIALVNWVQIARVIYSQTVALSAQEYIEAVRSIGAAWPRILFVHIVPHLWPTLLVWGTLGIATTVLLEATLSFLGVGVRPPTPSWGGIIYESQSYFLDAPWLVFFPGAAIMLLSLSFNLVGDALRDILDPTQRGRE, from the coding sequence ATGAATTACGCCCTTAAGCGATTTTTCGGAAATAAGCTCGCCCTTTTCGGTCTTTTCACCATCCTGGTTTTTTCCTTTGCGGCGATCTTTGCCCCTTCCCTTGCGCCGCATCCTCCGGACGAGCAATATTTCGAAGGGCTGACTCCCGAAGGGGCGCCCCTTCCTCCCAATTCGGAATTCTGGCTCGGTACCGATCTTTTGGGGAGAGGGCTGTTTTCGAGGTTGCTTTACGGGGCTCGGACATCCTTGCTCATCGGGATTGCAGCGAATGGGGCCGCGGTTTTCATAGGGGCCTTTCTGGGCATAGTAGCCGGTTATGTCCGGGGATGGCTGGGCACGGTCATCATGCGTTTCACGGATCTCATGATGGCCTTTCCCGCCCTGCTCCTGGCCATTGCCCTGGCCGCAATCTTCAAACCAAGCCTATGGATCGTCGCCCTGGTGATCGCCCTGGTGAACTGGGTCCAGATCGCCCGGGTGATTTACAGCCAGACCGTGGCCCTTTCGGCCCAGGAATACATCGAGGCCGTCCGCTCCATTGGTGCGGCCTGGCCCAGAATCCTCTTCGTCCATATTGTTCCACATCTCTGGCCGACCTTGCTCGTCTGGGGCACCCTGGGAATCGCCACCACGGTTCTTCTGGAAGCGACCTTGTCCTTCCTGGGGGTAGGTGTCAGGCCGCCCACGCCCTCCTGGGGAGGAATAATTTATGAGAGCCAGTCCTATTTCCTGGATGCTCCATGGCTCGTATTTTTCCCGGGGGCAGCCATCATGCTCCTTTCCCTCTCTTTTAACCTCGTGGGGGACGCCCTGAGGGACATCCTGGACCCGACGCAAAGGGGGCGTGAATAA